A portion of the Bubalus kerabau isolate K-KA32 ecotype Philippines breed swamp buffalo chromosome 1, PCC_UOA_SB_1v2, whole genome shotgun sequence genome contains these proteins:
- the LOC129629627 gene encoding protocadherin alpha-2-like has protein sequence MVSSKSRGVDIRHLLPLLLLLAVGEAGSGQVRYSVPEEAKHGTFVGRIAQDLGLELEELVPRLFRVASKGHRDLLEVNLQNGILFVNSRIDREELCGRRAECSIHLEVIVDRPLQVFHVEVEVKDINDNPPVFPVAVKTIRFHESRLLDSRFPLEGAFDADIGVNALLTYKLSSSEFFFLDTQTNDELSQSLSLVLRKSLDREETAEINLLLVATDGGKPELTGTVQLLVKVLDVNDNEPTFDQAVYKIQLLENVANGTLVIKLNSSDADEGSNSEIMYSFSSDVSRDIKTKFNIDPSSGEIRTKGQLDYEEVKFYDIHVIAYDNGTPSMSGHCKISVKLVDINDNSPEVSITSLSLPIREDAPLGSVIALITVADRDSGVNGQVTCTLIPQDLFKLVSTFKNYYSLVLDSVLDRESVANYEVVVTARDGGSPPLSATASVSVEIADVNDNAPAFAQPEYTVFVKENNPPGRHIFTVSARDADAQENALVSYSLVERRVGERALSSYVSVHAESGKVYALQPLDHEELELLQFQVSARDAGVPPLGSNVTLQVFVLDENDNAPALLPPGPGGGPSAVSQVVARSVGAGHVVAKVRAVDADSGYNAWLSYELQPAAGGASTPFRVGLYTGEISTTRALDEADAPRQRLLVLVKDHGEPALTATATVLLSLEDSGQAPKASSRALSGASEAEAVLVDVNVYLIIAICAVSSLLVLTLLLYTALRCSAPPSEGAYARGKPRLVCSSAVGSWSHSKERQQRVCSGEGPPKTDLMAFSPSLPQGPGSADERQQLSESEQFGKVSLNFFPIISKIVLFPFSGSKES, from the exons ATGGTGTCTTCTAAGAGTAGGGGCGTGGATATCCGGCATCTGCTTCCGCTGCTTCTGCTCTTAGCTGTAGGCGAGGCCGGGAGCGGCCAGGTCCGCTACTCAGTCCCTGAGGAGGCCAAACACGGCACCTTCGTAGGCCGCATCGCCCAGGATCTGGGACTGGAGCTGGAGGAGCTGGTGCCGCGCCTGTTCCGGGTGGCATCCAAAGGCCACAGGGACCTTCTGGAGGTAAATCTGCAGAATGGCATTTTGTTTGTGAATTCTCGGATCGACCGGGAGGAGCTGTGcgggaggagagcagagtgcAGTATCCACCTGGAGGTGATCGTGGACCGGCCGCTACAGGTGTTCCATGTGGAGGTGGAGGTGAAGGACATTAACGACAACCCACCAGTATTTCCAGTGGCGGTAAAGACTATCCGGTTTCACGAATCGAGACTGCTTGACTCACGGTTTCCTCTAGAGGGGGCATTTGATGCAGATATCGGAGTAAACGCTCTTCTCACCTACAAGCTCAGCTCCAGTGAGTTTTTCTTTCTAGATACACAGACAAATGATGAACTaagtcagtctttgtctcttgTGCTGAGGAAATCTCTGGACAGAGAGGAAACTGCTGAAATTAATTTGTTACTAGTGGCTACTGATGGGGGCAAACCTGAGCTCACCGGCACCGTTCAGTTGCTTGTTAAGGTATTAGACGTGAATGACAACGAACCTACTTTTGACCAAGCAGTTTACAAAATACAGTTGTTAGAGAACGTGGCAAATGGAACCTTGGTGATTAAATTAAATTCTTCTGATGCAGATGAAGGATCAAATAGTGAGATTATGTATTCATTTAGTAGTGATGTGTCCCGGGATATAAAGACCAAGTTCAACATAGATCCTAGCTCAGGGGAAATCAGAACTAAGGGACAATTAGATTATGAAGAAGTGAAATTCTATGATATTCATGTCATTGCGTATGACAACGGGACTCCGTCAATGTCTGGGCACTGTAAAATTTCAGTGAAACTTGTGGACATCAATGATAACTCACCAGAAGTCTCAATCACGTCTCTTTCACTTCCCATTCGAGAGGATGCTCCACTGGGCAGTGTCATTGCTCTCATCACGGTGGCCGACCGTGACTCCGGTGTCAATGGACAGGTGACCTGCACCCTGATCCCCCAAGACCTCTTCAAACTGGTGTCCACCTTCAAGAATTACTATTCACTCGTTTTGGACAGCGTCTTGGATCGCGAGAGCGTGGCGAACTATGAGGTGGTGGTGACCGCGAGGGACGGGGGCTCACCTCCGTTGTCGGCCACGGCCAGCGTGTCGGTGGAGATAGCTGACGTGAACGACAACGCGCCCGCGTTTGCGCAGCCCGAGTACACGGTGTTCGTGAAGGAGAACAACCCGCCCGGCCGCCACATCTTCACCGTGTCGGCGCGGGACGCGGACGCGCAGGAGAACGCGCTGGTGTCCTACTCGCTGGTGGAGCGACGGGTGGGCGAGCGCGCGCTGTCGAGCTACGTGTCGGTGCACGCAGAGAGCGGCAAGGTGTACGCGCTGCAGCCGCTGGACCACGAGGAGCTGGAGCTGCTGCAGTTCCAGGTGAGCGCGCGCGACGCGGGCGTGCCGCCCCTGGGCAGCAACGTGACGCTGCAGGTGTTCGTGCTGGACGAGAACGACAACGCGCCTGCGCTGCTGCCACCCGGGCCAGGTGGAGGACCCAGCGCGGTGAGCCAGGTGGTGGCGCGTTCGGTGGGCGCGGGCCACGTGGTGGCGAAGGTGCGCGCGGTGGACGCCGACTCGGGCTACAACGCGTGGCTGTCGTACGAGCTGCAGCCGGCGGCGGGTGGCGCGAGCACCCCGTTCCGCGTGGGGCTGTACACCGGCGAGATCAGCACGACGCGCGCCCTAGACGAGGCGGACGCGCCGCGCCAGCGCCTGCTGGTGCTGGTGAAAGACCACGGCGAGCCGGCGCTGACGGCCACGGCCACCGTGCTGCTGTCGCTGGAGGACAGCGGCCAGGCGCCCAAGGCCTCTTCGCGGGCGTTGTCTGGCGCCTCTGAAGCGGAGGCTGTTCTGGTGGATGTGAACGTGTATCTGATCATCGCCATCTGCGCGGTGTCCAGCCTTTTGGTGCTCACGCTGCTGCTGTACACGGCGCTGCGGTGCTCGGCGCCGCCCAGCGAGGGCGCGTACGCGAGGGGCAAGCCCAGGCTGGTGTGCTCCAGCGCGGTAGGGAGCTGGTCTCATTCGAAGGAGAGGCAGCAGAGGGTGTGCTCTGGAGAGGGGCCGCCGAAAACCGACCTCATGGCCTTCAGTCCTAGCCTGCCTCAAGGTCCAGGCTCAGCGGACGAAAGACAACAACTCTCCGAATCAGAACAATTCGGAAAGGTGAGTCTCAATTTTTTCCCCATAATctctaaaattgttttatttccttt cagtggaagcaaggaatcctaa
- the LOC129629689 gene encoding protocadherin alpha-3-like, whose translation MVLSWREGQGDCRLLLSVMLLLFWEAGSGQVHYWVSEEAKHGTFVGRITQDLGLELEELVPRLFRVASKDRGDLLEVNLQNGILFVNSRIDREELCGPRAECSIHLEVIVDRPLQVFHVEVEVKDINDNPPVFPMAVKNLFIYESRPPGSRIPLEGASDADIGANSLLTYRLNSNEYFTLDVKRNDEEIKSLGLVLKKLLNREDTPEHHLLITAVDGGKPELTGTTQLKITVLDVNDNAPEFESTIYKVKLFENAPNGTLVVTVNASDLDEGINKDIVYSFNTDTSADTLSKFHLDPVNGYITVKGDIDFELTKLYEIQVEATDKGNPPMADHCTVLVEILDTNDNVPELVIKSLSLPILEDAPVGTVIALISVSDLDSGANGQVTCTLTHHVPFKLVSTFKNYYSLVLDSVLDRESVANYEVVVTARDGGSPSLSAMASVSVEVADVNDNAPAFAQPEYTMFVKENNPPGCHIFTVSARDADAQENALVSYSLVERRVGERALSSYVSVHAESGKVYALQPLDHEELELLQFQVSARDAGVPPLGSNVTLQVFVLDENDNAPALLPPGPSGGPSAVSQVVARSVGAGHVVAKVRAVDADSGYNAWLSYELQPAAGGASTPFRVGLYTGEISTTRALDEADAPRQRLLVLVKDHGEPALTATATVLLSLEDSGQAPMASSRALSGASEAEAVLVDVNVYLIIAICAVSSLLVLTLLLYTALRCSAPPSEGACGPVKPRLVCSSTVGSWSYSQERRQRVCSGEGQPKTDLMAFSPSLPPGPISGDREEQLDVETDLPAKVSLVLFLAVDFSKYWFCC comes from the exons ATGGTACTTTCCTGGAGAGAAGGTCAGGGAGACTGCCGACTACTGCTTTCGGTAATGCTTCTCCTATTCTGGGAGGCCGGGAGCGGCCAGGTCCACTACTGGGTCTCCGAGGAGGCCAAACACGGCACCTTCGTGGGCCGCATCACGCAGgacctggggctggagctggaggAGCTGGTGCCGCGCTTGTTCCGGGTGGCGTCCAAAGACCGCGGGGATCTTCTGGAGGTAAACCTGCAGAATGGTATTTTGTTTGTGAATTCTCGGATCGACAGGGAGGAGCTGTGCGGGCCGAGGGCGGAATGCAGCATCCACCTGGAGGTGATCGTGGACCGGCCGCTGCAAGTGTTCCATGTGGAGGTGGAGGTGAAGGACATTAACGACAACCCACCGGTTTTTCCAATGGCagtaaaaaatttgtttatttatgaatCCCGGCCGCCTGGTTCTCGGATTCCGCTAGAGGGCGCATCAGATGCAGATATCGGAGCTAATTCTTTATTAACTTACAGGCTTAACTCGAATGAATATTTTACCTTGGatgtaaaaagaaatgatgagGAAATTAAATCCCTTGGACTTGTgctgaaaaaacttttaaatcgAGAGGACACTCCTGAGCATCACTTACTTATAACTGCAGTTGACGGCGGGAAACCAGAACTCACTGGTACTACTCAACTGAAGATCACCGTTCTAGATGTAAATGATAATGCTCCAGAGTTTGAGAGCACGATCTACAAAGTCAAATTATTTGAAAATGCACCAAATGGCACCCTAGTAGTGACTGTTAACGCCTCTGATTTGGATGAAGGAATAAATAAGGACATTGTGTATTCTTTCAATACAGACACATCAGCAGATACTCTGTCGAAATTCCATTTAGACCCAGTTAATGGATACATCACTGTAAAGGGTGACATAGATTTTGAGTTAACTAAGTTATATGAAATACAGGTAGAGGCAACAGATAAAGGAAATCCCCCAATGGCAGATCACTGCACGGTTCTAGTGGAAATTTTGGACACAAATGATAATGTACCTGAGTTGGTTATCAAATCACTCTCTTTACCTATATTAGAAGATGCTCCAGTCGGCACAGTCATCGCCTTGATCAGCGTGTCCGACCTCGATTCCGGTGCCAATGGGCAGGTGACCTGCACCTTGACTCATCATGTGCCCTTCAAGCTGGTGTCCACCTTCAAGAACTACTATTCATTAGTGTTGGACAGCGTCTTGGATCGCGAGAGCGTGGCGAACTATGAGGTAGTGGTGACTGCGAGGGACGGGGGCTCGCCTTCGCTGTCGGCCATGGCCAGCGTGTCCGTGGAGGTGGCCGACGTGAACGACAACGCGCCCGCGTTCGCGCAGCCAGAGTATACCATGTTCGTGAAAGAGAACAACCCGCCCGGCTGCCACATCTTCACCGTGTCGGCGCGAGACGCCGACGCACAGGAGAACGCGCTGGTGTCCTACTCACTGGTGGAGCGACGGGTGGGCGAGCGCGCGCTGTCGAGCTACGTGTCAGTGCACGCAGAGAGCGGCAAGGTGTACGCGCTGCAGCCGCTGGACCACGAGGAGCTGGAGCTGCTGCAGTTCCAGGTGAGCGCGCGCGACGCGGGCGTGCCGCCCCTGGGCAGCAACGTGACGCTGCAGGTGTTCGTGCTGGACGAGAACGACAACGCGCCTGCGCTGTTGCCGCCCGGGCCAAGCGGAGGACCCAGCGCGGTGAGCCAGGTGGTGGCGCGTTCGGTGGGCGCGGGCCACGTGGTGGCGAAGGTGCGCGCGGTGGACGCCGACTCGGGCTACAACGCGTGGCTGTCGTACGAGCTGCAGCCGGCGGCGGGTGGCGCGAGCACCCCGTTCCGCGTGGGACTGTACACCGGCGAGATTAGCACGACGCGCGCCCTGGACGAGGCGGACGCGCCGCGCCAGCGCCTGCTGGTGCTGGTGAAAGACCACGGCGAGCCGGCGCTGACGGCCACGGCCACAGTGCTGCTGTCGCTGGAGGATAGCGGCCAGGCGCCCATGGCCTCTTCGCGGGCGTTGTCTGGCGCCTCTGAAGCGGAAGCCGTTCTGGTGGATGTGAACGTGTATCTGATCATCGCCATCTGCGCGGTGTCCAGCCTTTTGGTGCTCACGCTGCTGCTGTATACGGCGCTGCGGTGCTCGGCGCCGCCCAGCGAGGGCGCGTGCGGGCCGGTGAAGCCCAGGCTGGTGTGCTCCAGCACGGTGGGGAGCTGGTCTTACTCACAGGAGAGGCGGCAGAGGGTGTGTTCTGGGGAGGGACAGCCCAAGACCGATCTCATGGCCTTCAGTCCTAGTCTTCCACCTGGTCCCATTAGTGGAGACAGAGAAGAGCAGCTGGATGTGGAGACTGATCTTCCTGCCAAAGtgagt TTAGTCTTGTTTCTGGCAGTAGACTTTTCCAAGTATTGGTTTTGTTGTTAA
- the LOC129633741 gene encoding protocadherin alpha-4-like, whose translation MEFSWGTGQEYRRLLLSLLFLAAWKAGSGQLRYSVLEEAKHGTFVGRIAQDLGLELAELVPRLFRVSSKGRGDLLVVNLQNGILFVNSRIDREELCGQSAECSIHLEVIVDRPLQVFHVEVEVKDINDNPPVFPGTQKILFMAESRPLDSRFPLEGASDADFGANALLTYRLSPNEYFSLEKPPDEERVKRLGLVLRKPLDREEAPEIFLVLTASDGGKPELTGTVQLLVRVLDANDNAPTFDRTLYEVKLLENVPNGTLVIKLNASDLDEGLNGNIIYSFSADILPIVKSKFYMDPITGEIMVKGYIDFEETKSYEILVEGIDKGQPPLSGHCTVMVEVEDTNDNAPVMEFKFLSLPIREDAPLGTVIALISLSDLDSSVNGQVTCRLSPHVPFRLVSTFKNYYSLVLDSTLDREKVSVYKLVVTAQDGGSPSLSTTASVSVEVADVNDNAPAFAQPEYTVFVKENNPPGCHIFTVSARDADAQENALVSYSLVERRVGERGLSSYLSVHAESGKVYALQPLDHEELELLQFQVSARDAGVPPLGSNVTLQVFVLDENDNAPALLPLGPSGGPSAVSQMVARSVGAGHVVAKVRAVDADSGYNAWLSYELQPVGGGARSLFRVGLYTGEISTTRALDEADAPRQRLLVLVKDHGEPALTATATVLLSLEDSGQAPKASSRALSGAAEAEAVLVDVNVYLIIAICAVSSLLVLTLLLYTALRCSAPPSEGACGPVKPRLVCSSAVGSWSYSQDRRQRVCSGEGPPKTDLMAFSPSVPDSGDREDQQPATVDSLSKVSL comes from the coding sequence ATGGAGTTTTCCTGGGGAACTGGCCAGGAATACCGGCGTTTGCTGCTCTCACTTCTGTTCCTCGCAGCCTGGAAGGCTGGGAGCGGCCAGCTCCGCTACTCTGTCCTGGAAGAGGCCAAACACGGCACCTTTGTGGGCCGAATCGCTCAGGACCTGGGATTGGAGCTGGCGGAACTGGTGCCGCGCCTGTTTCGTGTGTCATCCAAAGGCCGCGGGGACCTTCTGGTGGTAAATCTGCAGAATGGCATTTTGTTTGTGAATTCTCGGATCGACCGGGAGGAGCTGTGCGGGCAGAGTGCGGAGTGCAGCATCCACCTGGAGGTGATCGTGGACCGGCCGCTGCAGGTGTTCCATGTGGAGGTGGAGGTGAAGGACATTAACGACAATCCTCCAGTGTTCCCAGGAACACAGAAGATTCTGTTTATGGCTGAATCCAGGCCGCTTGACTCTCGGTTTCCGCTAGAGGGCGCCTCTGATGCAGACTTTGGGGCCAACGCTCTGCTGACTTACAGGCTGAGTCCCAATGAATATTTCTCGTTGGAAAAACCGCCCGATGAGGAGCGGGTAAAACGTCTTGGGCTGGTATTAAGGAAACCTTTAGACAGAGAAGAAGCTCCGGAGATTTTTTTAGTCCTTACCGCCTCTGATGGCGGCAAACCTGAGCTGACTGGCACCGTTCAATTACTCGTCAGAGTGCTGGACGCCAACGACAACGCCCCGACTTTCGACAGAACACTCTATGAAGTGAAATTACTAGAAAACGTTCCTAACGGAACGTTGGTAATTAAACTTAACGCCTCAGATTTAGACGAAGGCTTGAATGggaatattatttattcattctcagCTGATATTTTACCCATTGTGAAATCCAAATTCTACATGGATCCAATTACTGGAGAAATTATGGTAAAGGGATATATTGATTTTGAAGAAACCAAATCCTATGAAATTCTTGTAGAGGGCATTGATAAGGGGCAGCCGCCACTTTCTGGCCATTGTACAGTTATGGTGGAAGTTGAAGACACCAATGATAATGCCCCAGTAATGGAATTCAAATTCTTGTCACTCCCAATTAGGGAAGACGCTCCACTGGGCACTGTCATCGCCTTGATAAGTTTGTCTGACCTCGACTCCAGTGTCAATGGGCAGGTGACTTGTAGACTATCGCCCCACGTCCCTTTCAGGCTGGTGTCCACCTTCAAGAACTACTATTCACTCGTTTTGGACAGCACCTTGGATCGTGAGAAAGTGTCCGTCTATAAATTGGTGGTGACCGCTCAAGACGGGGGGTCACCTTCCTTGTCCACCACAGCCAGTGTGTCTGTGGAGGTGGCCGACGTGAACGACAATGCACCCGCGTTCGCGCAGCCCGAGTACACGGTGTTCGTGAAGGAGAACAACCCTCCGGGCTGCCACATCTTCACCGTGTCTGCGCGAGACGCGGACGCGCAGGAAAACGCGCTGGTGTCCTACTCGCTGGTGGAGCGACGGGTGGGCGAGCGCGGGCTGTCCAGCTATCTGTCGGTGCACGCGGAGAGCGGCAAGGTGTACGCGCTGCAGCCGCTAGACCACGAGGAGCTGGAGCTACTGCAGTTCCAGGTGAGCGCGCGCGACGCGGGCGTGCCGCCCCTGGGCAGCAACGTGACGCTGCAGGTGTTCGTGCTGGACGAGAACGACAATGCGCCTGCGCTGTTGCCGCTCGGGCCAAGCGGAGGACCCAGCGCGGTGAGCCAGATGGTGGCGCGTTCGGTGGGCGCGGGCCACGTGGTGGCGAAGGTGCGCGCGGTGGACGCGGATTCGGGGTACAACGCGTGGCTGTCGTACGAGCTGCAGCCGGTGGGGGGTGGCGCACGCAGCCTATTCCGCGTGGGACTGTACACCGGCGAGATCAGCACGACGCGCGCCCTGGACGAGGCAGACGCCCCGCGCCAGCGCCTGCTGGTGCTGGTCAAAGACCATGGCGAGCCGGCGCTGACGGCCACGGCCACCGTGCTGCTGTCGCTGGAGGACAGCGGCCAGGCGCCCAAGGCCTCTTCGCGGGCGTTGTCTGGCGCGGCTGAAGCGGAGGCAGTTCTGGTAGATGTGAACGTGTATCTGATCATCGCCATCTGCGCGGTGTCCAGCCTGTTGGTGCTCACGCTGCTGCTGTACACGGCGCTGCGGTGCTCGGCGCCGCCCAGCGAGGGCGCGTGCGGGCCGGTGAAGCCCAGGCTGGTGTGCTCCAGCGCGGTAGGGAGCTGGTCTTACTCTCAGGACAGGCGGCAGAGGGTGTGCTCTGGGGAGGGGCCGCCCAAGACCGACCTCATGGCCTTCAGTCCCAGTGTTCCGGACTCTGGGGACAGGGAGGATCAGCAGCCAGCAACTGTGGATTCTCTTTCAAAGGTTAGTTTATAA